Proteins from a genomic interval of Gordonia sp. SL306:
- a CDS encoding 5-oxoprolinase/urea amidolyase family protein, with protein sequence MATITVLRAGPLTTIQDWPGRVGYWKVGVPPSGPMDDLSFRLANQAVGNPDHAAALEATMMGPALRFAASARVAVTGAPAVVTVNGSIVPQWVPIDVEAGDVLDVGAAADLGMRAYIAISGGVDAEDYLGSKSTFTLGRFGGHNGRKLDDGDELALARLSTGAVRRVLGDEQPAFTHTWQLGVTVGPHSAPEFFTADDIEDLLGTAYEVHFNSDRTGIRLIGPKPQWARTDGGEAGLHPSNIHDNAYSVGALDFTGDTPILLGPDGPSLGGFVCPVTVVTAQRWKLGQLKPGDTVKFVPVRSDRTASPSETGLGRRACFVDVLSSGGDPDGGILGSTTTADGSTSVTYRRSGDDNILVEYGDMHLDLALRARVHALSERIDAERPAGLIDLTPGIRSLQIKADPDVWSQGRMLAWLNECESQLPAAEDLVVPSRTVHLPLSWDDPATREAIERYMLGVRSDAPWCPWNIEFIRRMNGLESVDDVHEIVFDASYLVLGLGDVYLGAPVAVPLDPRHRLVTTKYNPARTWTPENAVGIGGAYMCIYGMEGPGGYQFVGRTTQVWNHRYPAPAPGFDPEHPWLLRFFDQIRWYPVSSAELLDMRADVEAGRGDSVRISDGSFSLAEHQQFLDENAGDIARRRATMEAARAEERERWSRQGEFASVPAGDALTDAVGQGEVAEQGKVA encoded by the coding sequence ATGGCCACCATCACCGTTCTCCGTGCGGGGCCGCTCACCACCATCCAGGACTGGCCCGGCCGGGTCGGCTACTGGAAGGTCGGTGTGCCGCCGTCGGGACCGATGGACGACCTCTCGTTCCGGCTCGCCAACCAGGCGGTGGGCAATCCTGATCACGCGGCAGCGCTCGAAGCCACCATGATGGGCCCGGCCCTGCGCTTCGCGGCGTCGGCGCGGGTGGCGGTCACCGGTGCACCCGCGGTGGTCACCGTCAACGGATCGATTGTGCCGCAATGGGTGCCGATCGACGTCGAGGCCGGCGATGTCCTCGACGTCGGTGCGGCGGCCGATCTCGGCATGCGCGCCTACATCGCGATCTCCGGTGGGGTCGACGCCGAGGATTATCTGGGCAGCAAGTCGACCTTCACTCTCGGGCGGTTCGGCGGTCACAACGGTCGTAAGCTCGACGACGGCGACGAACTGGCGCTTGCGCGACTGTCCACCGGCGCGGTGCGGCGAGTCCTCGGTGACGAGCAGCCGGCGTTCACCCACACGTGGCAACTCGGCGTCACCGTCGGACCGCACAGCGCGCCGGAGTTCTTCACCGCCGACGACATCGAGGACCTCCTCGGCACGGCTTACGAGGTGCACTTCAACTCCGACCGCACCGGTATCCGGCTGATCGGTCCGAAGCCGCAGTGGGCCCGCACCGACGGCGGTGAGGCCGGCCTGCACCCTTCCAACATCCACGACAACGCCTATTCCGTCGGTGCGCTGGATTTCACCGGCGACACGCCGATCCTGCTCGGGCCGGACGGGCCGAGCCTCGGTGGCTTCGTCTGCCCGGTGACCGTCGTGACAGCTCAGCGGTGGAAGCTCGGACAGCTCAAGCCCGGCGACACGGTGAAGTTCGTCCCGGTGCGCAGCGATCGGACCGCGTCACCGTCGGAGACCGGGCTGGGACGCCGCGCATGCTTTGTGGATGTTCTCTCCTCTGGCGGCGATCCGGACGGCGGCATCCTCGGTTCCACCACCACCGCGGACGGCTCCACCTCGGTCACCTACCGCCGCAGCGGCGACGACAACATCCTCGTCGAGTACGGCGACATGCACCTCGATCTCGCCTTGCGTGCCCGGGTGCACGCACTGAGCGAGCGGATCGACGCCGAGCGACCCGCCGGACTCATCGACCTGACGCCGGGAATTCGGTCACTGCAGATCAAGGCGGACCCCGATGTGTGGTCGCAGGGGCGAATGCTCGCTTGGCTCAACGAGTGTGAGAGCCAGTTGCCGGCCGCGGAAGATCTCGTCGTCCCGAGCCGGACCGTGCACCTGCCGTTGTCATGGGACGACCCGGCAACCCGCGAGGCCATCGAGCGCTACATGCTCGGTGTTCGTTCCGACGCACCGTGGTGTCCGTGGAACATCGAGTTCATCCGCCGGATGAACGGTCTGGAGTCCGTGGACGATGTCCATGAGATCGTGTTCGACGCGAGCTACCTGGTGCTGGGGCTGGGCGACGTCTACCTCGGCGCTCCGGTTGCCGTGCCGCTCGATCCGCGTCATCGCCTGGTCACCACCAAATACAACCCGGCGCGCACCTGGACGCCGGAGAACGCGGTCGGGATCGGGGGCGCCTACATGTGCATCTACGGCATGGAGGGGCCCGGCGGTTACCAGTTCGTCGGCCGCACCACACAGGTGTGGAACCACCGGTATCCGGCGCCTGCGCCGGGCTTCGACCCGGAGCACCCCTGGCTGCTCCGGTTCTTCGACCAGATCCGTTGGTACCCGGTGAGTTCGGCGGAACTCCTCGACATGCGGGCTGATGTGGAAGCAGGCCGCGGCGACAGTGTGCGCATCTCCGACGGCTCCTTCTCGCTCGCCGAGCACCAGCAGTTCCTCGACGAGAACGCCGGCGACATCGCGAGGCGGCGTGCCACGATGGAAGCAGCGCGTGCCGAGGAGCGCGAGCGGTGGTCGCGTCAGGGTGAGTTCGCAAGTGTACCGGCGGGTGATGCACTGACGGACGCCGTCGGGCAAGGGGAGGTCGCGGAACAGGGGAAGGTCGCATGA
- a CDS encoding urea amidolyase associated protein UAAP2, translating to MTTTMSQRDAADLALVPGAVIDDAEVGERAPWSGVIAAGDVLTIVDLYGNQAVDTLFYGGHDHTIRYSAQATIAAQGNVFLTTGTVIRDQESAPMMTIVDDEVGNHDTLGGACSQESNTLRYGHHTKHQHACVENFLIGGARHGLGKRDLVGNVNFFMNVPVDPDGSLGIVDGLSAPGKRLALRAEVDTLVLISNCPQINNPCNGFDPTAVRVIVTRPAAG from the coding sequence ATGACCACCACCATGTCTCAACGTGACGCGGCCGACCTGGCCCTCGTGCCCGGAGCGGTGATCGACGACGCCGAGGTCGGCGAGCGGGCTCCGTGGTCCGGCGTCATCGCCGCCGGTGACGTGTTGACCATCGTCGACCTCTACGGCAACCAGGCCGTCGACACTCTCTTCTATGGCGGCCACGACCATACGATCCGATACTCCGCGCAGGCCACCATCGCCGCGCAGGGAAACGTCTTCCTCACCACCGGCACGGTGATCCGCGACCAGGAATCCGCTCCGATGATGACCATCGTCGACGACGAGGTGGGCAATCACGACACACTCGGCGGCGCCTGCTCGCAGGAGTCCAACACGTTGCGATACGGCCACCACACCAAACATCAGCACGCCTGTGTGGAGAACTTTCTCATCGGCGGTGCGCGCCACGGCCTCGGTAAACGAGACCTCGTCGGCAACGTCAACTTCTTCATGAACGTGCCGGTCGATCCCGACGGTTCCCTCGGCATCGTGGACGGGCTGTCCGCACCCGGGAAGCGGCTCGCGTTGCGTGCGGAGGTCGACACCCTGGTGCTGATCTCCAACTGCCCGCAGATCAACAACCCCTGCAACGGATTCGACCCGACGGCGGTCCGCGTCATCGTCACGCGCCCCGCAGCGGGCTAG
- a CDS encoding urea amidolyase associated protein UAAP1: MSGTATTASTAGAREHARSQAGTLTDSMPVVPASAWPNPPADVDPSQLTWAETVPGGRYTSKVLARGTRLRLRDVTGSACAHLMLWRVDAPWERLNVADTVKVPWQAYVTTGHPLLSDQGRVLATVVADDSAHHDALCGTTTVGSNLAKYGAGAAHSDSPAGRELFTLAAAKNGLGTADVAPSLSFFHGVVVEADGTLTSKGSAGLDKSVDLILHLPCIVAIVNTAHPLDPAPVFTAGPLEVLGWQAPDDLDDLLSSVGSTDPEYQRAVANSEDAWAAAHF; this comes from the coding sequence ATGCCGGTGGTGCCGGCCAGCGCCTGGCCGAATCCGCCCGCCGACGTCGATCCATCCCAATTGACCTGGGCCGAAACGGTTCCCGGCGGTCGTTACACCAGCAAGGTACTGGCCCGCGGCACCAGGTTGCGCCTCCGCGACGTCACCGGCAGCGCCTGCGCACACCTGATGCTGTGGCGCGTGGACGCACCGTGGGAGCGGCTCAACGTCGCCGACACCGTCAAGGTGCCGTGGCAGGCATACGTCACCACCGGGCACCCGTTGCTCAGCGACCAGGGCCGGGTACTCGCCACCGTCGTCGCCGACGACAGCGCCCATCACGACGCCCTGTGCGGTACCACCACCGTGGGATCGAACCTGGCCAAGTACGGTGCCGGAGCAGCTCATTCGGACAGCCCGGCCGGACGAGAGCTGTTCACCCTGGCCGCTGCCAAGAACGGGCTGGGCACAGCCGACGTGGCGCCGTCGCTCTCGTTCTTCCACGGCGTCGTGGTGGAGGCCGACGGCACGCTCACTTCCAAGGGCTCGGCGGGGCTGGACAAGTCCGTCGACCTGATCCTGCATCTGCCGTGCATCGTTGCGATCGTCAACACCGCACATCCCCTCGATCCCGCGCCGGTGTTCACGGCAGGCCCCCTCGAGGTGCTCGGCTGGCAGGCGCCCGACGATCTCGACGACCTGCTGTCGTCGGTCGGCTCGACCGATCCGGAATACCAGCGCGCCGTGGCGAACTCCGAAGACGCCTGGGCCGCGGCCCATTTCTGA